The DNA region TCATCACCGCCAAGCACCACGACGGCTTCTGCCTCTGGCCAACGAAATACTCCACCCATACAGTCGCCCAGTCCAAGTGGAAGGACGGTAAGGGCGACGTGTTGGCCGAGCTGCGCAAGGCGTGCAACAAATACGGGCTCAAGATGGGCGTGTACCTCTCGCCCTGGGACCGCAACCACCCGGCCTACGGTACGCCGGAATACAACCAGGTCTTCGCGAACATGCTCAAAGAGGTGCTGACGAAGTACGGCCCGATTTACGAAGTGTGGTTCGACGGCGCCAACGGCGAGGGCCCGAACGGCAAGAGGCAGGTGTACGACTGGGACCTCTTCATCAAGACCGTGCGTGAGTACGCCCCCGAGGCCGTGATCTTCAGCGACGCCGGACCAGACATCCGGTGGGTGGGTAATGAGAGCGGCATCGCCGGGGAGACGTGCTGGAGCATGATGGACAGGGCCAAGGTCAAGATCGGCGGGTCGGATCAGGCCTATCTGAACGTCGGCGACGCCAAGGGCCCGGATTGGGTGCCTGCCGAGTGCGACGTCAGCATCCGCCCCGGGTGGTTCTACCACGCCGATCAGGACGCCAAGGTGAAGTCGCCCGAGGCTCTTCTGGACCTCTTTGAGCGCTCGGTGGGCCGCAACGGGTCGCTGCTGCTCAACGTGCCCCCCGACCGCCGCGGCAGGATCCACGAAAACGATGTGGCTGCCTTAATGGGCTTCAAGGAGCTGCGCGACGGGGTCTATGGCAAGAACCTGGCGCGTGGCGCGCGGGCCTCATGCCCCACGGGCGGCAGCCGCCCTGAGCAGAAGGGCCATTCGCCGGGCGCCGTCGTCGATGGCCGCACCACTACGTTTTGTTGGATCGAGAGCGCCGGCGGGTTTGGCGAGGTCTGGCTTGAGTTCAAGGAGCCGGTGGCCTTCGATCGGGTGGTGTTGCAGGAGCCGGTAGCGCTGGGCCAGCGGTGTGAAGCGTTCGTGGTCGAGGCAATGACAGAGCAGGGCTGGACCGAGATCGCCAACGGCACCACGATCGGGGCCAAGCGCATCTTGAAAGCGACGCGTACGACAGCGACGAAGCTGAAGGTTGTGATTCGGAAGGGCCGGGGCGAGGCGGCGCTGAGCGAGATCGCGCTCTACAACTCGGGGCGCTAGCTCTTCAATTCCTCGAACGAAAGAGCAGGCGTCATACTCGAACCATGCCTCCGCGCGCGCTTGCCGTTTTGAACATTGGGCAATGCCTGACGCAGAGTGGCACACCAGGGCCGGGCGCCAGCGCTGAAGCGCGGCTCGGGGTCTCAAGGGTCGGGCTGCTGATCGAAGATGGGCGGATCGCGTTCGTGGGTCCGGACGCAGAGGTTGAGCGCCGCATGGCCGATGCCGATGTCCTCGACGCAGGAGGCAGACTCGTTTCGCCCGGATTGGTGGACGCCCACACCCACCTCGTGTTTGGCGGAAACCGGTCCCTTGAGTTTGAAAGGCGCTGCCAGGGAGCCACCTACCAAGAGATCGCTTCTGAGGGCGGCGGGATCCTGGAGACGGTGCGGCAGACGCGCTCTCTCTCTGAGGACGAACTGATCGAACAGAGCAGAATTCACGCACGATGGATGCTGGAGTGCGGCACCACGACCGCCGAGGTCAAATCGGGCTACGGGTTGGACCTTGAGAATGAGCTTAAGATGCTCCGGGTCATCAAGCGGCTCAAAGAAGAGGGGCCGATGGACCTGGTGCCGACCTTTCTGGGTCTGCACGCGCTTCCGAAGGAGTTCAAGGGCGACCCCGAGGGATACATTGCGAGCGTTTGCGATGAGGTCTTGCCCGAAGTTGTTGCCCAGGGGCTTGCCGAATACGCCGATGCCTTCTGCGAGCCGGCATACTTCTCCCGAGAACAGGTCAGACGCCTCCTCGTTGAAGCCAAGAGGCGCGACCTGAAGCTGAGGCTGCACGCAGACCAACTCACGAATTCGGGCGGAGCCGAACTGGCTGCGGAACTCGGGGCCGTCACAGCCGACCATTTGGAGCAGACGGGCGCAGAGGGGATTGCGGCCATGCGGCTTGCGGGGGTTCAGCCGGTGCTGCTTCCCGGCTCCGTCGCGGCGCTTGGGCACACGAAATACCCCAACGCCCGCGCCATGCTCGATGCCGGCCTCGACGTCGTGCTCGCGACCGATTTCAACCCCGGCTCCTCGCCCATGCCGTCGCTTCCGATGGCCATGTCGCTTGCCTGCACGCACATGAAGATGACGCCGGCGGAGGCCTGGCTTGGGGTAAGCGTCCACGCGGCGCGTTCTTTGGGGAGGGCCCACGACCGAGGGTCGCTAGAGCCTGGCAAGCGAGCGGACTTCGTCGTGTGGGATGCCGCGGACTATCGGGAGGTCCCGTACTGGTTTGGGAGGAACGCGGCGCGCGAAGTCTGGATTGAGGGCATGCAGGCGATGTTTCGGGACGGTTGAGACACGCCTCGCCGGGCTTGTGGCGCCCCTTACGTGGTGCAGAATCTCGGTGACGGCGAACCCAGGGCACGCGGGGCGCGACCCCGGGCTTCTCTCTGAGACCCCTTGCGGGGTCATCGCTCAACAATCTGCTTTGGGGGTTAGCATAACTCCTCGCTGCCACAAGTGGGTACCAAAGTCTCCAGCGGGCGGGGCGAGCTCCTTCGAACAGCCGGACTTTGCCTCAAAGCCCAACCTGAGCATGATGTTCGGACCAGGTTCAAGTAAAGTTTGCAGAAGCAACAAAATGGACAGAGGAGTGCAGTCGCTGTGAAGTCGGGTATCGGTTGGTTCGTTCTGGGTCTGGCGCTGATCGGGCTCGTGGCTTGGCGCTTCTCGACCAAGGACGCCGAGGCGTCGGAGCAGAAGCAGCAATCGGGACAGCGACGCGGCGGCGGCTCCTCGGTCGAGGTCGCCACCGTCGTCGAGGGCTCGCTGGTCGAGACGATCGAGGCGGTCGGGACCGTCGAATCACCCTTCCGGGTGCAGATTTCACCCAAGGTTTCCGGGCGGGTCGAGTTCATCCAGGCGCGCGAGGGTGACTTGGTGGAACCCGGGCAGGTGATGGTCCGGCTTGATGAAACGGAGATTCGAGGCCAGGTTCTTCAGCAGCAAGCGAACCTAGCGGAGGCCAAGTCTCGGCTTGCGCAGGCCAAGCTGAACCAGATCCCGACCACCGTCGGCGTGTCCTCTCAGATCGCCCAGCAAGAGGCCAATCTGTCCAGCGCCAAGGCGGACCAGGAGCAGGTGGAGCGCAACTACGAGGCTCTGGTGGGGAACGCCAGGAGCGACGCGGCGGACGCGGAAGCGAGGCTGGAAGCCGCCAAGGCTCAAAGCAGGAACGCGCAGGCAGAGGTCGAGCGACAGACGGCATCGCTGAGCAACGCGAAGGCGAAGTTCGACCGGGCAAAGACCTTGTACGACAAGGGGTTCATTTCGGCTCAAGCTTACGACGACGCGCGAACGGCCCTCGACGTCCAGAAGGCCGCTCTGCGGGTCGCCGAGGGCCAGAAGTCGGCCGCCGAATCGGCGGTTCAGTCGGCGAATTCGGTGCTGAGCGCGCGCAAGAGCCAAGTGGACATCGTTTCTCGAAAGGGCAAGGCGGACATCGCCGCGGCCCAGGCCAAGGTGAAGCAGGCCAAGGCGGGCCTCGACCTCGCGCAAGCCAACAAGTCGATCCCTCCGGCGTTTCAGCAGAACCTCGAGGCGCTTTCAGCCGACGTCAATGTGGCGGATGCCCAGCTCAAGCAGGCGGAGTCGAGGCTTTCAGAGACCTCCCTAAAGTCGCCCATCAAAGGAACCGTGACGGCCCGCAGAGGCGAGATCGGCAACCTCGCAACCCCGGGACAGTCCATCATGGAGGTTCAGTTTCTGGACTGGGTCTATGTAACGACCTCGGTGCCCGTCGAAAGAACGAAAGACGTCAAGGAAGGGAGTGAAGCGACGCTGACGTTTGACGCCCTGCCTGGCCGGGAGTTCAAGGGACCGATCACCAATGTGAATCTGGTCGCGGATGCCCAGACGCGCCAGTTCAGCGTGCGCATCCGGCTGGAAAACCCAGGACGCGCCATCCGTCCCGGGATGTTTGGGCGCGTGCAAATCCCCACCGGCAAAGCGTCGTTTGGGCCGCTGGTTCCGCGCGAGGCGCTCACAGAATCCCCTGCCGGTCCCACGGTCGCGGTGATCGACGACAAGTTGACGGCGAGCGTTCGCTCGGTCAAAGTCGGCGCCACGGACGGTGCCAAGGTGCTCATTCTGGAGGGGGTCAAACCGGGTGAGAAGGTGGTGACCCTTTCCTATCAGCCGGTGCAGGACGGAAAGAAGGTGAGCCTCGGGAAGGCGGGGGATAGGTCCGGGGTCCGAGGTCCGAGGTCCGAGGAACGGAACGAAGGACGGAGGGACAAAGGGACTGGAGAAGGCACGAAGGGACAAGCGGACGGCGGCACTGGAGCGAAGTCTGAAAGCTCTGGGGCCCATGGGACAAGGCACTCCGTTTTGCCCGGGACTGAACTCATCGTGACCCGGGGTAAGGGAGCAGCAGAGGATCAAAGGGGCAAAAGGAAGGAAGGGGCCAAGTGAACATCGGCAGGTTCGCGGTCTCCAGGCCCGTAGCGGTCACCATGCGCATCGCCGCGCTGGTGCTTCTAGGCTACATCTGCCTGATCCGGCTGCCAATCGACCTTCTTCCCAGGGTTGATTTTCCGACCGTGGCCATCAACGTCAGTTGGCCCAACACCTCGCCCGAAGAGATGGAAACGCAGATCACGCGGCCCATCGAGCAGGCGATCTCCAGCGTCCAGGGTCTTTACCAGATCAGTTCGAACAGCTCGCCGGGCAGCTCCTTCGTTCGGGCCCAGCTCGACTACGGCACCAACATCGACCAGGCCTCGATTACGGTGATGCAGCTCGTTCAGCGGGCCAAAAGGGCGTTTCCGAACGACCCCAACATCAGCGAACCCACCGTCTTCAAGTTCGACCCGACGCAGATGCCAATCATCAGCTTTGGTGTGACGAGCACCAAGCGGGACATGATCAACCTGCGCAGCACCTTGATCAATGAGGTCTCGCCGATCCTCGAAGCGGCCGGCGGGGTCGCGCAAGTGAACATCTCCGGCGGACAGGATCGAGCGATCATGGTGGACCTCGATCCTGCAAAGCTCCGTGCACACGGCATCGCGATCGCCGACGTGTCGCGCCGCCTGCAGCAGGAGAATATCAGCCTTCCAGCGGGCTACACCCGAGAAGGGAATACGGAGTACAGCCTGCGGTCCATCGGCTATCTGAAGAGCCTCGACGATATTCGCAACGTCCCGTTGGGGCTCTTCAACGGCCAATTGGTGACGCTTGGGCAGGTCGCCACCGTTCGCGACGCCAGCAAGGACATCCGGTCCTATGTGCGCATGAACGGCAAGCCGGCGATGTACATGACCGTCACGAAGCAACTGGATTCCAACACGGTTGACACGGCCAAGAACATCACCGACAAGATCGCCGAGATCGAGAAGCGCTATCCCGATATGAAGTTTGGGGTGGCCTACAACCAGGCGACGTTCGTCAAGAGCTCCATCGAGGACCTCAAGCAGACCGCGATTATCGGCGCGACGCTCGCTATCCTGATCATCCTGTTCTTTCTCAGGAACGTGCGCAGCACGTTCGTCATCGCGCTTTCGATCCCGACATCCATCATCTCGACCTTTGCGCTGCTCTACTTCTGCGGCTTCACAATCAACACCATCTCGTTGAGCGGGTTGGCGCTGGCGTGCGGTTTGATCGTTGACGATGCGATCGTCGTGCTGGAGAATATCTACCGGCACATCGAACGCGACAAGAAGCGATCGGCGGATGCCGCGGTCTCGGGCACCCAAGAAATCGTGCCCGCAGTGGTGGCATCCACGTTCACCGTCATGATCGTCTTCCTGCCGCTTCTCCTCATCAAGGGGCAATCCGGACAGACGTTCACGCAGTTCGCGCTCGTCGTGGTGTTCTCGCTGGCAGTGTCGCTGCTCGACGCGACGACGGTCGTGCCAATGCTGGCCTCGCGGATGGTCAAAGAGAGCGAGGTCATCGAGGAAGCGCACCCCGAGCTTCGCGAGGAGCGAGGCGTGAAGCCGGGTTGGCTGACCCGGATTTTTGACCGCTGCGGCGCGTTCTTCCACCGGCTCGACACAACCTATCGTGAGCGCCTGACCTGGGCGATCCACCACCGGTTGGCCATCGTTGGCGTGGCCTGTTTCGCGGTCTTGGCCGCCATGGCGCTCTGGCCCAGCGTGGGAAGAGAACAACTTCCCCAGACCGACTCGGGCAACCTTAACGTTCGCGTTCGACTCCCCGTGGGAACCGCCCTTTCCGTCACGGACGCCAAGATG from Armatimonadota bacterium includes:
- a CDS encoding alpha-L-fucosidase, which produces MLLTAFTLAMAIQQTQQLQPVTPVPHKRQLAWQGLETYAFCHFGPNTFTDMEWGEGKEDPNLFNPTDLDCNQWCKTFKDAGMKQVIITAKHHDGFCLWPTKYSTHTVAQSKWKDGKGDVLAELRKACNKYGLKMGVYLSPWDRNHPAYGTPEYNQVFANMLKEVLTKYGPIYEVWFDGANGEGPNGKRQVYDWDLFIKTVREYAPEAVIFSDAGPDIRWVGNESGIAGETCWSMMDRAKVKIGGSDQAYLNVGDAKGPDWVPAECDVSIRPGWFYHADQDAKVKSPEALLDLFERSVGRNGSLLLNVPPDRRGRIHENDVAALMGFKELRDGVYGKNLARGARASCPTGGSRPEQKGHSPGAVVDGRTTTFCWIESAGGFGEVWLEFKEPVAFDRVVLQEPVALGQRCEAFVVEAMTEQGWTEIANGTTIGAKRILKATRTTATKLKVVIRKGRGEAALSEIALYNSGR
- a CDS encoding imidazolonepropionase produces the protein MPPRALAVLNIGQCLTQSGTPGPGASAEARLGVSRVGLLIEDGRIAFVGPDAEVERRMADADVLDAGGRLVSPGLVDAHTHLVFGGNRSLEFERRCQGATYQEIASEGGGILETVRQTRSLSEDELIEQSRIHARWMLECGTTTAEVKSGYGLDLENELKMLRVIKRLKEEGPMDLVPTFLGLHALPKEFKGDPEGYIASVCDEVLPEVVAQGLAEYADAFCEPAYFSREQVRRLLVEAKRRDLKLRLHADQLTNSGGAELAAELGAVTADHLEQTGAEGIAAMRLAGVQPVLLPGSVAALGHTKYPNARAMLDAGLDVVLATDFNPGSSPMPSLPMAMSLACTHMKMTPAEAWLGVSVHAARSLGRAHDRGSLEPGKRADFVVWDAADYREVPYWFGRNAAREVWIEGMQAMFRDG
- a CDS encoding efflux RND transporter periplasmic adaptor subunit translates to MKSGIGWFVLGLALIGLVAWRFSTKDAEASEQKQQSGQRRGGGSSVEVATVVEGSLVETIEAVGTVESPFRVQISPKVSGRVEFIQAREGDLVEPGQVMVRLDETEIRGQVLQQQANLAEAKSRLAQAKLNQIPTTVGVSSQIAQQEANLSSAKADQEQVERNYEALVGNARSDAADAEARLEAAKAQSRNAQAEVERQTASLSNAKAKFDRAKTLYDKGFISAQAYDDARTALDVQKAALRVAEGQKSAAESAVQSANSVLSARKSQVDIVSRKGKADIAAAQAKVKQAKAGLDLAQANKSIPPAFQQNLEALSADVNVADAQLKQAESRLSETSLKSPIKGTVTARRGEIGNLATPGQSIMEVQFLDWVYVTTSVPVERTKDVKEGSEATLTFDALPGREFKGPITNVNLVADAQTRQFSVRIRLENPGRAIRPGMFGRVQIPTGKASFGPLVPREALTESPAGPTVAVIDDKLTASVRSVKVGATDGAKVLILEGVKPGEKVVTLSYQPVQDGKKVSLGKAGDRSGVRGPRSEERNEGRRDKGTGEGTKGQADGGTGAKSESSGAHGTRHSVLPGTELIVTRGKGAAEDQRGKRKEGAK
- a CDS encoding efflux RND transporter permease subunit — encoded protein: MNIGRFAVSRPVAVTMRIAALVLLGYICLIRLPIDLLPRVDFPTVAINVSWPNTSPEEMETQITRPIEQAISSVQGLYQISSNSSPGSSFVRAQLDYGTNIDQASITVMQLVQRAKRAFPNDPNISEPTVFKFDPTQMPIISFGVTSTKRDMINLRSTLINEVSPILEAAGGVAQVNISGGQDRAIMVDLDPAKLRAHGIAIADVSRRLQQENISLPAGYTREGNTEYSLRSIGYLKSLDDIRNVPLGLFNGQLVTLGQVATVRDASKDIRSYVRMNGKPAMYMTVTKQLDSNTVDTAKNITDKIAEIEKRYPDMKFGVAYNQATFVKSSIEDLKQTAIIGATLAILIILFFLRNVRSTFVIALSIPTSIISTFALLYFCGFTINTISLSGLALACGLIVDDAIVVLENIYRHIERDKKRSADAAVSGTQEIVPAVVASTFTVMIVFLPLLLIKGQSGQTFTQFALVVVFSLAVSLLDATTVVPMLASRMVKESEVIEEAHPELREERGVKPGWLTRIFDRCGAFFHRLDTTYRERLTWAIHHRLAIVGVACFAVLAAMALWPSVGREQLPQTDSGNLNVRVRLPVGTALSVTDAKMKAIEAIIAKDPEVQTYVAGAGANVGMRGAGGGSPNEGGATVLLRERRKTPTNDVARRLQAQLSKIAGVRAQVSPFDMVANILGGNNASMSVDVYGSDLKTLAATAKTVRDAIEGIPGLVNPDLSVQDASPEVQWSVDREKAQTLGVSFSDIGNTLSAATNGSLSTYYQENGFQYPIYVQVPIEKRLSIEDLKQLPVTRLTSRGSDAVTSSPAQVLLGQVAAPVIGIGPNQIQRQNRQRVINVGGQVMDRPESEVEADIGKALSRVAFPEGTYWTLGTQQLQKQKEYSGLGLSVFLAIALIYMLLASQFESFTYPLVVLTSVPLSAIGMVLLLFLTNRAFGLTAFIGLLMLIGIVVKNGILLVDYTNVLRRRGVPRDEAVLTAAPTRLRPILMTTLAAILGMMPLAIGMGHGSEIYVPLATAVIGGLATSTMLTLFVVPVVYLVVDDFTRRFRKDDQDLYAAETVEPTPASVPGS